A region of Caballeronia insecticola DNA encodes the following proteins:
- a CDS encoding MraY family glycosyltransferase yields the protein MINLAVGFTTAFFVTWLVVRYAGTYARFSLDLDLHAVQKNHHSVVPRVGGLAIFCGMAITFATSTFLYTSPTYEAFLLLSCATPVFIAGLAEDLTKRVSPRMRLVCALGAALAGCFVLHAVIDRVDVPAIDFALRILPIGIAFTVLAVAGVTNAMNIIDGLNGLASVVAILIFASIGYVAVTVNDWLVASVAFAMIGTIGGFVVWNYPSGLVFLGDGGAYFIGFVMAELVVLLIARHPNVSAFYAVVALYPAFETLFSIYRRRYVRGRAVDAPDALHLHTLIYKRIARKGIAFSDHPHCTRRNSVSSVYLWLLSLITIVPATFFWSSPYVLTFAALAFVSVYLWIYSAMVRFKTPGWMILPVAVLRQTSRTERPPAAPDRLH from the coding sequence ATGATTAACTTGGCAGTGGGCTTTACAACCGCGTTCTTCGTGACGTGGCTGGTGGTTCGGTACGCGGGAACCTATGCACGCTTTTCGCTGGATCTGGATCTTCACGCAGTCCAAAAGAATCATCACAGTGTCGTGCCGCGCGTCGGCGGTCTCGCTATTTTCTGCGGCATGGCCATCACGTTCGCTACATCGACCTTCCTCTATACGTCGCCGACGTATGAGGCATTTCTATTGTTGAGTTGCGCCACGCCCGTCTTTATTGCGGGCCTTGCAGAAGACCTCACGAAGCGCGTGAGCCCGCGCATGCGTCTCGTCTGCGCGCTCGGTGCGGCGCTCGCCGGATGCTTCGTACTCCATGCCGTGATCGACCGTGTGGACGTGCCGGCGATCGACTTCGCGTTGCGCATCTTGCCCATCGGTATCGCATTCACCGTGCTCGCCGTGGCCGGCGTCACGAATGCCATGAATATCATCGACGGACTCAACGGCCTTGCGTCAGTCGTCGCCATTCTGATCTTCGCGTCGATCGGCTATGTCGCCGTGACCGTCAACGACTGGCTCGTCGCGAGCGTCGCGTTCGCGATGATCGGCACCATCGGCGGTTTCGTCGTGTGGAACTATCCGTCCGGGCTCGTGTTCCTCGGCGATGGCGGCGCTTATTTCATCGGCTTCGTGATGGCCGAGCTTGTCGTGTTGCTGATCGCGCGTCACCCGAACGTGAGCGCGTTCTACGCGGTCGTCGCGTTGTATCCGGCGTTCGAGACGCTGTTCTCGATCTATCGCCGCCGATACGTACGCGGTCGCGCGGTCGATGCGCCCGACGCGCTGCATCTGCATACGCTCATCTACAAGCGGATTGCGCGCAAAGGCATTGCGTTCAGCGACCACCCGCATTGCACGCGACGCAATTCGGTCAGCTCGGTGTATCTGTGGCTGCTGAGTCTCATCACCATTGTCCCGGCGACGTTCTTCTGGAGTTCGCCTTACGTGCTCACGTTCGCAGCCCTCGCGTTCGTGAGCGTTTATCTGTGGATTTATTCGGCCATGGTCAGGTTCAAGACGCCGGGCTGGATGATCCTTCCGGTCGCGGTGCTGCGCCAGACTTCACGCACCGAAAGACCGCCGGCCGCACCCGACCGCCTGCACTGA
- a CDS encoding polysaccharide biosynthesis tyrosine autokinase, with the protein MAEHIEQRAAEAGGASPGFDLISVIDSIYSHRWLILITFSLIFTLGITYAFIAPPVYQTKIVVQLEDTGEGQSRSSNSAVADVTSVTGIRSNADGEIQILGSNLVVGEAVDSLNLAVTAQPVYFPLIGRAIARNADNLSTPGLFGMGGYAWGNESIEVPTFDVPKRDLGRPFRLTALAGGKYELTGPGIETPVTGKIGETLDVKTGNGPVKLRVSNINAEPGIEFMVRRSSRSTAIVNLRRALVVEEEGNKSDVLAATLSGSDPVIMSATLNAIAQAYVRQNSERKAVRAQASLDFLNSQLPGLKQQVEQAEQRYNEFRKKSASVDISEQARVLLQQSSTAETSLYQLQQRRQEQAMRFAPTHPDMVQLDKQIDATRHFRDSLTDRVRELPADEQGVVRLMREMRVSTDVYAAMRSNVEQLQLVRAGKISGVRVVDFADVPEQPAKPNRMMIAALALIGGAFAGLGLAFARDYFKKGVVDPVELEGIGLKMYGAIPMSMDEARLARTKRPSVNERLLAVKHPQDAAVEGLRVLRTAVQVAMIGARNNVVMLSGAMPDSGKSFASANFAAVLASGGKRVLLVDADLRRGHMHRIMGLPWAKGLSEVMDGSMPIDQAIRRDVLPNLDFLGVGRYPDNASELLLHGEFELVLQEVAGDYDIVVVDAAAVLAVSDVGIIAPAAGTILLLARYGVTRATEVSTAVQRLNQAGCKVHGLVLNAVPEGAGGYAYARRYGGAAYRSYYQEAS; encoded by the coding sequence ATGGCGGAGCATATCGAGCAACGCGCCGCGGAGGCAGGTGGTGCGTCTCCTGGGTTTGATCTTATAAGTGTCATCGACAGCATTTATTCTCATCGTTGGCTGATTCTGATTACATTCAGTCTGATATTCACGCTGGGAATCACTTACGCATTCATTGCGCCGCCTGTCTACCAGACAAAAATCGTGGTCCAGCTCGAAGATACGGGTGAAGGTCAGTCGCGCTCGTCCAATAGTGCCGTGGCAGATGTCACTTCCGTTACCGGAATAAGATCCAATGCGGACGGTGAAATCCAGATTCTCGGCTCGAATCTCGTCGTTGGCGAGGCAGTCGATAGTTTGAATCTGGCAGTTACCGCACAACCGGTTTATTTTCCGCTGATTGGCCGTGCGATTGCGCGCAACGCAGATAATCTCTCCACGCCGGGTTTATTCGGCATGGGTGGATATGCATGGGGAAATGAATCGATCGAAGTGCCTACTTTCGACGTGCCCAAGCGCGATCTCGGCCGCCCATTCAGGCTGACGGCGCTGGCCGGCGGCAAATATGAACTGACGGGGCCGGGCATCGAAACGCCGGTGACCGGCAAGATCGGCGAGACGCTGGACGTAAAGACTGGCAACGGTCCGGTCAAACTGCGCGTATCGAACATCAACGCCGAGCCGGGCATCGAATTCATGGTGCGCCGCTCGTCGCGCTCCACGGCAATCGTCAATCTGCGCCGGGCGCTGGTCGTCGAGGAAGAGGGCAATAAGTCGGACGTGCTCGCCGCTACGTTGTCCGGCTCCGATCCCGTGATCATGAGCGCGACGCTCAATGCCATCGCGCAAGCCTACGTTCGGCAGAACTCCGAACGCAAAGCGGTGCGCGCGCAAGCCTCGCTCGACTTCCTCAACTCGCAGTTGCCCGGGCTCAAGCAGCAGGTCGAGCAGGCGGAGCAACGGTACAACGAATTCCGGAAGAAAAGCGCGTCCGTCGATATCAGCGAGCAGGCGCGCGTGCTTCTGCAGCAGTCGTCGACGGCGGAAACATCGCTCTATCAGTTGCAGCAGCGTCGCCAGGAACAGGCAATGCGCTTTGCACCCACTCATCCGGACATGGTCCAACTGGACAAGCAGATCGACGCCACGCGCCATTTTCGCGATTCGCTCACCGACCGTGTGCGCGAATTGCCCGCCGACGAGCAGGGCGTCGTCCGGCTGATGCGCGAAATGCGCGTCTCGACCGATGTCTACGCGGCGATGCGCTCGAACGTGGAACAGCTTCAGCTCGTGCGTGCGGGGAAGATCAGCGGCGTGCGTGTCGTCGATTTCGCCGATGTGCCGGAGCAGCCCGCAAAACCGAACCGTATGATGATCGCGGCGCTTGCGCTCATCGGTGGAGCGTTCGCGGGGCTGGGCCTCGCATTCGCGCGCGATTACTTCAAGAAGGGCGTGGTCGATCCGGTCGAACTCGAAGGCATCGGCCTCAAGATGTACGGCGCCATTCCAATGAGCATGGATGAAGCACGGCTCGCGCGGACCAAGAGGCCCAGCGTCAACGAACGTCTGCTCGCGGTGAAGCATCCTCAGGACGCGGCGGTCGAAGGGCTGCGCGTTCTGCGCACGGCCGTGCAGGTCGCGATGATCGGCGCGCGCAACAACGTGGTCATGCTGAGCGGCGCGATGCCGGACAGCGGCAAGTCGTTCGCATCGGCGAACTTCGCTGCGGTGCTGGCATCCGGCGGCAAGCGCGTGCTGCTCGTCGATGCGGACCTGCGGCGCGGCCACATGCATCGCATCATGGGTCTGCCGTGGGCGAAGGGGCTGTCCGAGGTGATGGACGGCTCAATGCCGATCGACCAGGCCATTCGTCGCGACGTGCTGCCGAATCTGGACTTTCTCGGCGTCGGCCGATATCCCGACAACGCGTCCGAACTCTTGCTGCATGGCGAATTCGAGCTCGTGCTGCAGGAGGTGGCGGGTGATTACGACATCGTCGTTGTCGATGCCGCGGCGGTCCTGGCCGTGTCCGATGTCGGCATCATCGCGCCGGCCGCCGGCACGATCCTGCTGCTCGCACGCTACGGCGTCACGCGCGCGACCGAAGTCAGCACGGCCGTGCAGCGTCTCAATCAGGCTGGCTGCAAGGTGCACGGGCTTGTGCTCAACGCGGTGCCGGAAGGCGCGGGCGGCTATGCGTATGCGCGGCGTTATGGCGGCGCGGCGTACCGGTCGTATTACCAGGAAGCAAGCTAG
- a CDS encoding glycosyltransferase family 4 protein has translation MNPRKVVLFANTDWYLYHFRLSLMKRLRDDGYEIVLLSPPGEYAQKLLDLGFRWHAVPMQRRSLNPWRELMLIQWLAQFFARERPGIVHGFTIKGAVYGSLAAKLASVPVCINAIDGMGYVFTSNTAKARMLRPMVRQVMKLAFHGPSCALILQNPDDAMLFRQAKIVEDRAMRIVRGAGVDFKRFTPREETAGEPQQPLRILVAARLIREKGIEDYAEAARILKAENRSIRFLLAGAPDEGNPAAVSVKAVRRWVDEGLIEYLGHVSDMPALLSEVDVVALPSYYREGLPTTLVEGAACALPLITTDGPGCREVVSRNGEDGLIVPPRDARALADAIRLLDDDRALARKLGRAAHEKGLREFDETVVLDKLLATYRELGARRRGAPIMHAESA, from the coding sequence ATGAATCCCCGCAAGGTCGTACTCTTCGCCAATACGGACTGGTATCTCTATCATTTCCGGCTCTCGCTGATGAAGCGGCTTCGGGACGATGGCTATGAAATCGTGCTCCTGTCGCCGCCCGGCGAATACGCGCAGAAGCTTCTGGATCTCGGCTTTCGCTGGCATGCCGTGCCGATGCAGCGGCGCAGCCTCAATCCGTGGCGCGAGCTGATGCTTATTCAATGGCTCGCGCAGTTCTTCGCACGCGAGCGGCCGGGCATCGTGCATGGCTTCACCATCAAGGGCGCGGTCTACGGCTCGCTGGCCGCCAAGCTCGCGTCGGTGCCGGTGTGCATCAATGCGATAGACGGCATGGGCTACGTTTTCACCAGCAACACCGCGAAGGCGCGCATGCTGCGCCCGATGGTGCGGCAGGTCATGAAGCTCGCGTTTCATGGTCCGTCGTGCGCGCTGATCCTGCAGAATCCCGACGACGCCATGCTCTTCAGGCAAGCGAAGATCGTCGAAGATCGTGCGATGCGTATCGTGCGGGGCGCGGGCGTCGACTTCAAGCGCTTCACGCCGCGCGAGGAAACCGCGGGCGAACCGCAGCAGCCGCTGCGCATCCTGGTGGCCGCGCGGCTGATCCGCGAAAAGGGCATCGAGGACTATGCGGAAGCCGCGCGCATTCTGAAGGCCGAGAATCGTTCGATCCGCTTCCTGCTGGCCGGCGCGCCCGATGAAGGCAATCCCGCCGCGGTCAGCGTGAAGGCGGTGCGTCGCTGGGTCGACGAAGGGCTGATCGAATATCTGGGCCATGTGAGCGACATGCCCGCGCTGCTGTCGGAAGTCGATGTCGTCGCGTTGCCGAGCTACTACCGCGAAGGGCTGCCCACGACGCTCGTCGAAGGCGCCGCGTGCGCCTTGCCGCTCATCACGACCGATGGCCCCGGCTGCCGCGAAGTCGTGAGCCGCAACGGCGAAGACGGGCTGATCGTCCCGCCGCGCGACGCCCGCGCCCTCGCCGACGCGATCCGCCTGCTCGACGACGACCGCGCGCTCGCCCGCAAGCTCGGCCGCGCGGCACACGAAAAAGGCTTGCGCGAATTCGACGAAACCGTCGTGCTCGACAAGCTGCTCGCGACCTATCGCGAACTCGGAGCGCGCCGGCGAGGTGCGCCCATCATGCACGCCGAATCGGCTTGA
- a CDS encoding glycosyltransferase family 2 protein, with the protein MNTSSASTFLTVVTPTFNRAHCLPRLFESLAKQTDRGFEWLIVDDGSSDATPEFCAAMMAQTDVKVRVIRKMNGGKHTALNAAMAHVETELVFIVDSDDCLTPNAVSRVRHVWTQHKAANLSGISFLRGTTEHDTLGQRFPVDGEIASYIEMRFNRGVKGDKAEIYRSDLLRKHPFPEFDGERFLAEDAVWVPIGLEYQMVHVNEIVYVGNYLEAGLTLGGKSYMAKCPNGAIESVRVFLSRKVRMKVRVPMAWRYIAYGLFAKRPLARHIASSEAPWFVASQLAGGIALFLYWRRKFRVELTAAHSLRGGEGSPTSA; encoded by the coding sequence GTGAATACATCGTCCGCTTCGACATTTCTCACCGTCGTCACGCCCACCTTCAACCGTGCGCATTGCCTTCCTCGCCTCTTCGAAAGTCTCGCGAAGCAAACGGATCGGGGCTTCGAATGGCTGATCGTCGATGACGGCAGCTCGGACGCCACGCCCGAATTCTGCGCCGCGATGATGGCGCAAACCGACGTGAAAGTGCGCGTGATCCGCAAGATGAACGGCGGCAAGCACACCGCGCTGAATGCGGCGATGGCGCACGTCGAGACGGAGCTTGTCTTTATCGTCGATAGCGACGATTGCCTGACGCCGAACGCCGTGTCGCGCGTGCGCCACGTCTGGACGCAACACAAGGCCGCGAACCTGTCCGGCATCAGCTTCCTGCGCGGCACGACCGAACACGACACGCTCGGGCAGCGCTTTCCCGTCGATGGCGAGATCGCGTCTTACATCGAGATGCGTTTCAATCGGGGCGTGAAGGGCGACAAGGCAGAGATCTACCGAAGCGACCTGCTGAGAAAGCATCCGTTTCCGGAGTTCGACGGCGAACGTTTCCTCGCGGAAGACGCGGTGTGGGTGCCGATCGGTCTCGAGTATCAGATGGTCCACGTGAACGAGATCGTCTACGTCGGCAACTATCTGGAGGCCGGACTCACGCTCGGCGGCAAATCGTATATGGCGAAGTGCCCGAACGGCGCGATCGAAAGCGTCAGGGTGTTTTTGTCGCGCAAGGTGCGCATGAAGGTGCGCGTGCCGATGGCATGGCGCTATATCGCCTATGGCCTGTTTGCGAAGCGTCCGCTCGCGCGGCACATTGCATCGAGCGAGGCGCCGTGGTTCGTCGCGAGCCAGCTTGCCGGCGGCATCGCGCTCTTTTTGTACTGGCGGCGCAAGTTCCGTGTGGAGCTGACGGCCGCACATAGTCTGCGCGGCGGCGAAGGTTCGCCCACGAGCGCCTGA
- a CDS encoding glycosyltransferase family 4 protein — protein sequence MNIVIFIYSMQCGGAQRVTANLANEWAMQAAKVTIVTEVSPELDFYALDSSVQRVHMPIPSRRGALSGLSANFIRLRAFRRILRQLKPDVALGMMTAASVLTIVAGWGLPCKVVATEHTHPPILPSRLWATLRRWVFPSADRIVVLTEESKTWLREHCDCSAVSVIPPPFALPIPRTEPMIMPGTVVAPERRVLLAVGRLHEAKGFDYLIDAFAQIEKSLPQWDLVIVGEGEQRPLLQQMIAQHGLQDRVKLPGHAGNVRDWYQRADLYVLSSRFEGFSMTLVEAMAAGVAAVSYDCDCGPRDIIRHEENGLLVRPVGDTRALAQSLARLMQSDAERAALAARATGVAQTFAFDKTLAMWSDVFSAVGVKTTRPGLA from the coding sequence ATGAACATCGTGATATTCATCTATTCGATGCAATGCGGCGGCGCGCAGCGCGTCACCGCGAATCTGGCAAACGAGTGGGCGATGCAGGCGGCTAAGGTGACGATCGTGACCGAGGTATCGCCCGAACTCGACTTCTACGCGCTCGACAGTTCCGTGCAGCGTGTTCACATGCCGATCCCTTCGCGCCGTGGCGCGTTGTCCGGCCTGAGCGCGAACTTCATACGCTTGCGCGCGTTCCGCCGCATCCTCAGGCAACTGAAGCCCGATGTCGCACTCGGCATGATGACGGCCGCGTCCGTGCTGACGATCGTCGCGGGATGGGGGCTGCCGTGCAAGGTCGTCGCGACCGAACATACGCATCCGCCCATTCTGCCGAGCCGGCTATGGGCGACGCTGCGCCGCTGGGTCTTTCCGTCCGCCGACCGCATTGTCGTGCTGACCGAGGAAAGCAAGACATGGCTGCGCGAGCATTGCGACTGCTCCGCCGTCTCGGTCATTCCGCCGCCGTTTGCATTGCCGATTCCGCGCACCGAACCGATGATCATGCCGGGCACGGTGGTCGCGCCCGAGCGTCGCGTTCTGCTGGCGGTGGGCCGTCTGCATGAAGCGAAGGGCTTCGATTATCTGATCGATGCCTTCGCGCAGATCGAAAAGAGCCTGCCGCAATGGGATCTCGTGATCGTCGGCGAAGGCGAGCAGCGCCCGCTGCTGCAACAGATGATCGCGCAGCATGGTTTGCAGGATCGCGTGAAGTTGCCGGGGCATGCAGGCAATGTGCGCGACTGGTATCAGCGCGCCGATCTCTACGTGCTGAGTTCGCGCTTCGAAGGCTTCTCGATGACGCTCGTCGAAGCGATGGCCGCGGGCGTCGCCGCAGTGAGCTACGACTGCGATTGCGGTCCGCGAGACATCATCCGTCATGAAGAGAACGGGTTGCTGGTGCGTCCCGTCGGCGATACACGCGCGCTTGCGCAGTCGTTGGCGCGTCTGATGCAAAGCGATGCCGAGCGTGCGGCGCTCGCGGCGCGGGCCACCGGCGTTGCACAGACCTTCGCCTTCGACAAGACCCTGGCGATGTGGAGCGACGTGTTCTCGGCCGTGGGCGTCAAGACGACGCGCCCGGGCCTTGCATGA
- a CDS encoding glycosyltransferase family 4 protein: protein MKIFLLVSAMGTGGAERVAATLVNAWVARGDEVTLVPTYSGRGAMFYPVDERVRVIHLAELVVGNGRGPMRYIARVAALNKLIRDSRPDVLISFLPNVSIMTLLASRGTRVPVIACEHNNPSVDGRSRLWTLLCRVFYPRARIITVLTESIVESFRKMVPGARSIVVVPNPLPNEVFERRLTLEEGAGRKKVMSVGRLTAQKQFDVLIDAFADVAKERDDVDLWIWGEGSDRASLEAQIARLGMRERIFLPGTTDALWSELSNARAFAMSSRYEGMPMALMESLALGLPCVASDCPSGPRELTRDGRDGLLVPVGDRAALTAALRRLVNDDHLCREMGRQAADSMRERYGLQAILPVWDRLFASVGALAAART, encoded by the coding sequence ATGAAAATATTCTTGCTGGTGAGCGCAATGGGCACAGGCGGCGCGGAACGCGTGGCCGCGACGCTCGTGAACGCGTGGGTGGCGCGCGGCGACGAAGTCACGCTCGTGCCGACCTACTCGGGTCGCGGAGCCATGTTCTATCCTGTCGACGAACGGGTTCGCGTGATTCATCTGGCGGAACTCGTCGTGGGCAATGGACGCGGACCGATGCGCTATATCGCGCGCGTCGCGGCACTGAACAAACTCATTCGCGATTCGCGCCCCGATGTGCTGATCTCGTTTCTGCCGAACGTGAGCATCATGACGTTGCTCGCTTCGCGCGGCACGCGCGTTCCTGTCATCGCGTGCGAGCACAATAACCCGTCCGTCGATGGCCGCTCGCGGCTTTGGACCCTTCTGTGCAGGGTCTTTTATCCGCGCGCGAGGATCATCACGGTGCTGACCGAAAGCATCGTCGAGTCGTTTCGCAAGATGGTGCCGGGTGCGCGCAGCATCGTCGTCGTGCCGAATCCGCTGCCGAACGAAGTGTTCGAACGTCGGCTCACGTTGGAGGAAGGCGCCGGTCGAAAGAAGGTGATGTCGGTCGGGCGTCTCACCGCGCAGAAGCAATTCGATGTGTTGATCGACGCGTTCGCCGATGTCGCCAAAGAGCGCGACGACGTCGATCTCTGGATCTGGGGCGAGGGCAGCGATCGCGCGAGTCTCGAAGCGCAGATCGCGCGGCTCGGCATGCGGGAGCGCATCTTCCTGCCGGGCACGACGGACGCATTATGGAGCGAGCTGTCGAACGCGCGTGCCTTTGCGATGTCATCGCGATACGAAGGCATGCCGATGGCGCTGATGGAAAGCCTCGCGCTCGGCCTTCCCTGTGTCGCATCGGACTGCCCGAGCGGCCCGCGAGAACTCACGCGCGATGGCCGCGATGGTCTGCTCGTGCCGGTGGGCGATCGCGCGGCGCTGACCGCTGCGCTGCGCCGTCTCGTCAACGACGATCATCTGTGTCGCGAGATGGGCCGCCAGGCCGCCGACTCGATGCGCGAGCGTTACGGCTTGCAGGCGATTTTGCCCGTGTGGGACCGATTGTTCGCAAGCGTCGGCGCGCTTGCGGCGGCGAGGACCTGA